A segment of the Aromatoleum aromaticum EbN1 genome:
GGGAACGCATAGTTCTCGATTTCCTCGAACCGGACGCCGGGAATGGCGGCAAAGACTGTCTTTTTCGCATATTCCCAGTTGGCGTAGACAGTTTCCTTCGGACCGTAAAAGTTCAGTGTCACATTCCAGAATTCGTGGCCCTGTTTCTCGGCATAGGCTTGATATTCCTCAACTGAGGAACCGCCTGGGCGGCTATTGAGGGCCATCAGTTCGGGAGTTGGCTTGTATATCTCCGGCTCGATCTGCATGCAAAGGGGATCCATCGGGCAGCTGTAGCGCGGGTGGCCGATCAGCCCCTGGTCTTCCATCCGGTTGACGCCGTTTATCAGCGGGATCAGGTCGTGGTATTTCGGAACCTTCACCAAGCCGTTCAGGAAGTGGTCCGGTTGCGGTTGCATCCAGAAACCCATCTTGGTGACGATGCCGAAATTGGACTGGGCGAACAGCCCATCGACGTAGGCGCCATAGCCGTACTTATTTTCAGCCCAGGTCTTGGCGCCAGGCACTGCCGCCATCCCGGTACGCATGATCTCGCCATCCGGGAGCACCACTTCCATGCCGCAGTGGGAGCCGAAGTGGTCACGATAATTCATCCAAGTGTAGCCAATGCCATGGTCGACCGCATTGCCCAGCGGGCTCCCCCAGCCGGGATCGGGTACGTCCATCATGACCTTGAAGCCGTGTTCGTGAATGTGCTTGTACAGATCAAAATAGGAGACCCCCGGCTCGACGATGCAGAAGTTCCTTTTATCATCGACCTCGATGATTTTCTTCAGGCGCTTGAGATCGATGATGACGTTGCCGGCCATGTTCGGAGCGGAGCCGCCATAGCCCAGATTCTTGCCCGTGGAAATGGCAAACAGCGGGACCCTGTACTTGCTGGCGACCCGCACTACTGCCTGCACTTGCTCGACGTTTTCTGGCGCAACCGCCGCGGATGCGACCAGTTCACTGGGCTCTTCCCAGGCCAGGGAATAAGCATCTCGATAAAGATGCATATCCTCATCGTTGGTGAATACCCATTCTTCGCCAACAACCAGACGAAATTCTTTTAGTGTGGCATTGAAGTCTGCCGCACTGACACCTTTGGGAAGTTTCATTACACGATCCTTTCGACAGTATCAAAACCATTGCAGGCAGGCAGGGAGGAAGACCGCGGGGCAATGACCCACGAAACCAGCGGGACGTCGTCGCGGCGGGCGTTCGGTTCGAGGCCGGACCGGGCCATGAGCGACAGGGTCGCTAAAACCTGTTCCGGGCCGTGGCAATGGGACAGGACGCCAG
Coding sequences within it:
- a CDS encoding FAD-binding oxidoreductase; translation: MKLPKGVSAADFNATLKEFRLVVGEEWVFTNDEDMHLYRDAYSLAWEEPSELVASAAVAPENVEQVQAVVRVASKYRVPLFAISTGKNLGYGGSAPNMAGNVIIDLKRLKKIIEVDDKRNFCIVEPGVSYFDLYKHIHEHGFKVMMDVPDPGWGSPLGNAVDHGIGYTWMNYRDHFGSHCGMEVVLPDGEIMRTGMAAVPGAKTWAENKYGYGAYVDGLFAQSNFGIVTKMGFWMQPQPDHFLNGLVKVPKYHDLIPLINGVNRMEDQGLIGHPRYSCPMDPLCMQIEPEIYKPTPELMALNSRPGGSSVEEYQAYAEKQGHEFWNVTLNFYGPKETVYANWEYAKKTVFAAIPGVRFEEIENYAFPLENAEAIKKVRHKVALGIPNMSIFSIGARSAAMPQPGDGHAWFSPIVPRNGEEFIHAHKVFTKAAREMNITSAPISVTNVPMSWQYRTYLYLFPVFVSRSDKERNRKSVDDFNKLITLAAENGWSEYRTPPIFQDAVAATYSFNNNILLRFQERLKDAIDPHGILAPGRGGIWPKRYRENS